Proteins co-encoded in one Bacillus paramycoides genomic window:
- a CDS encoding DUF3973 domain-containing protein produces the protein MFYCINCSDIHHEKHPNDKVFKNGFYIDPFLGERYHLGMCKDAQNHETGEPLLTTKKLGTTQSIMNVLPTHVVPI, from the coding sequence ATGTTCTATTGCATTAACTGCTCTGATATTCACCATGAAAAACATCCAAATGATAAAGTATTCAAAAACGGTTTTTATATTGATCCATTTTTAGGTGAGCGTTATCACCTCGGTATGTGTAAAGATGCCCAAAATCATGAGACAGGGGAGCCTCTTTTAACGACGAAGAAATTAGGCACAACCCAATCTATTATGAATGTATTACCGACACACGTTGTCCCAATATAA
- a CDS encoding sporulation protein Cse60, translating into MIRVKVFDESHEKDLEDAVNVFLKKIDDSNFVDIKYQVGVSINDDENQIYCFSAMIVYKA; encoded by the coding sequence ATGATTCGTGTAAAAGTATTTGATGAAAGTCACGAAAAAGACTTAGAAGACGCTGTAAATGTTTTTTTGAAAAAGATTGATGATAGTAACTTTGTAGACATTAAGTACCAAGTCGGCGTTTCCATTAACGATGACGAAAACCAAATTTATTGTTTTTCAGCAATGATCGTTTATAAAGCATAA
- a CDS encoding DUF2553 family protein, which produces MGRTIKIDITNKVVAKFRPDYLELYTSKFMIGKFYVYTEGKEYVLEDGYIYEDGKFYRIIDTHRGNNQAAEGCDLGWC; this is translated from the coding sequence GTGGGGCGCACAATAAAAATTGATATTACAAATAAAGTTGTAGCTAAATTTAGGCCAGATTATTTGGAATTATATACGAGTAAATTTATGATAGGTAAGTTTTATGTCTATACTGAAGGTAAAGAATATGTGTTAGAAGACGGATATATATATGAAGACGGAAAATTTTATCGCATCATAGATACGCACCGTGGCAATAATCAAGCGGCGGAGGGCTGCGATCTAGGATGGTGTTAA
- a CDS encoding CarD family transcriptional regulator — MEVDDLFQIGDKIVYPMNGAGVIEAIEEKEILGTIRQYCVIRIISKDMQVMLPMDQLQKSGIRYIVDKGTLDDILLEFQNGESDTSLSWKQRYTMNMEKMKNGNLQDSAEVVRDLLRRNKERALNASEKQMLDNARKMMISEVALVQNVSEHQATEFLQDTMNH; from the coding sequence ATGGAGGTGGATGATTTGTTTCAAATTGGTGATAAAATCGTTTATCCAATGAACGGCGCAGGAGTCATCGAAGCCATTGAAGAGAAAGAAATATTAGGAACAATACGTCAATATTGTGTGATACGCATCATTAGTAAAGATATGCAAGTAATGCTTCCTATGGATCAATTACAAAAATCAGGTATTCGTTATATCGTAGATAAAGGTACGTTAGATGATATACTTCTTGAATTTCAAAACGGGGAATCAGATACATCACTTTCCTGGAAACAAAGATATACAATGAATATGGAAAAAATGAAAAACGGCAATCTGCAAGATAGCGCAGAAGTTGTTCGGGATTTACTTCGCCGTAATAAAGAGAGAGCTTTAAATGCGAGCGAAAAACAAATGCTAGATAATGCCCGAAAAATGATGATTAGCGAAGTTGCACTCGTGCAAAATGTTTCTGAACATCAAGCAACAGAATTTCTTCAAGATACAATGAATCACTAA
- a CDS encoding glucose 1-dehydrogenase, translating into MYSDLVGKVVVITGSATGLGRAMGVRFAKEKAKVVINYRSRESEAHDVLEEIKKVGGEAIAVKGDVTVESDVVNLIQSAVKEFGTLDVMINNAGIENAVPSHEMPLEDWNKVINTNLTGAFLGSREAIKYFVENDIKGSVINMSSVHEKIPWPLFVHYAASKGGIKLMTETLALEYAPKGIRVNNIGPGAINTPINAEKFADPKKRADVESMIPMGYIGKPEEIAAVATWLASAEASYVTGITLFADGGMTLYPSFQAGRG; encoded by the coding sequence ATGTATAGTGATTTAGTAGGAAAAGTAGTCGTTATTACAGGATCAGCAACTGGTCTTGGGAGAGCGATGGGGGTAAGGTTTGCTAAGGAGAAAGCGAAAGTAGTGATTAACTATCGCTCACGAGAGTCAGAAGCGCATGATGTATTAGAAGAAATTAAAAAAGTAGGCGGAGAAGCGATTGCTGTAAAAGGTGATGTGACGGTTGAGTCTGATGTTGTGAACCTTATTCAGTCTGCTGTGAAAGAATTTGGTACGCTCGACGTTATGATTAATAATGCAGGGATAGAAAATGCAGTACCATCGCATGAAATGCCGCTTGAAGACTGGAATAAAGTAATCAATACAAATTTAACAGGTGCTTTTTTAGGAAGTAGAGAAGCGATTAAATATTTTGTAGAGAACGATATTAAAGGGTCTGTCATTAATATGTCGAGTGTTCACGAGAAAATTCCGTGGCCACTATTTGTACACTATGCGGCGAGTAAAGGCGGTATTAAATTGATGACGGAAACGTTAGCGCTAGAATACGCACCAAAAGGCATTCGCGTAAATAATATTGGACCGGGTGCAATAAATACGCCAATTAATGCAGAGAAGTTTGCTGACCCTAAAAAACGTGCTGACGTAGAAAGTATGATACCGATGGGCTACATCGGTAAACCGGAAGAAATTGCAGCAGTCGCAACGTGGCTCGCTTCCGCAGAGGCAAGTTACGTAACTGGAATTACGCTATTTGCAGACGGTGGAATGACGTTATATCCATCGTTCCAAGCAGGGCGTGGGTAA